A genomic region of Coleofasciculus sp. FACHB-T130 contains the following coding sequences:
- a CDS encoding DEAD/DEAH box helicase family protein, which produces MARSPTLSFDRGTLILHPPPRGKAWVEYATWDDRVEKFRIPAMHYRQLVEALQAEETNFIDEAKGFQALELVASMEMEPYPHQTEALMAWKQAGRQGVVVLPTAAGKTYLAQLAMQATPRSTLIVVPTLDLMHQWYAHLTAAFPDAEVGLLGGGSRDRTAILVATYDSAAIHAENLGNRYAMLVFDECHHLPTDFNRVIAEYAIAPYRLGLSATPERSDGKHADLNLLIGSEVYRKTAEELSGSALAEHEIVQIKVKLSQLERDRYNELIQLRNNFLRESNISLGSIQGWQQFVMRSAGSPAGRRAMLAHREAKDIALGTDGKLRILANLIAEHHPERILIFTADNATVYRISQDFLIPAITHQTPVKERHEILTRFREGEYKTLIASHVLNEGVDVPAASVAIILSGTGSQREFIQRMGRVLRKSQDKNKRAILYEVVAENTSEEGTSQRRRGDKKNEPPRRREREEREEKKGKQLEILPSKPIYGVNSNVAKRAAESPAKWGEEDEPPISD; this is translated from the coding sequence ATGGCTCGTAGCCCTACTTTATCTTTTGATCGTGGCACTTTAATATTGCATCCGCCTCCTAGGGGCAAAGCTTGGGTGGAATATGCGACTTGGGACGATCGCGTGGAAAAGTTCCGCATTCCAGCGATGCACTATCGTCAACTGGTAGAAGCACTACAAGCGGAAGAAACAAATTTTATCGATGAGGCGAAGGGTTTTCAAGCGCTGGAACTCGTCGCCAGCATGGAAATGGAACCCTACCCGCATCAAACTGAGGCGCTGATGGCTTGGAAGCAAGCGGGACGTCAGGGAGTAGTGGTGCTGCCTACGGCGGCTGGGAAGACGTATCTGGCTCAACTGGCGATGCAGGCGACGCCGCGCAGTACGTTAATTGTGGTGCCGACACTGGATTTGATGCACCAGTGGTATGCCCACTTGACGGCAGCTTTTCCGGATGCAGAGGTGGGGTTGCTGGGAGGGGGTTCGCGGGATAGAACAGCAATTCTGGTTGCCACTTACGACAGTGCGGCAATTCATGCCGAAAACTTGGGCAATCGCTATGCCATGCTCGTGTTTGATGAGTGTCACCACTTACCGACTGATTTTAATCGGGTGATTGCCGAATATGCGATCGCGCCCTACCGACTGGGACTGAGTGCGACTCCGGAGCGTTCTGACGGCAAACACGCCGATCTAAATCTTCTCATTGGTTCCGAAGTTTACCGCAAAACGGCAGAGGAACTTTCGGGTTCGGCACTCGCTGAGCATGAGATCGTGCAGATTAAAGTCAAGTTATCGCAACTAGAGCGCGATCGCTATAACGAGTTAATTCAACTCCGCAACAACTTTTTGCGAGAGTCCAATATTTCTCTGGGTAGCATACAAGGTTGGCAGCAGTTTGTGATGAGAAGTGCTGGTTCGCCAGCGGGACGCCGGGCGATGCTAGCCCACCGGGAAGCCAAAGATATCGCCTTGGGTACAGACGGCAAACTGCGAATTCTCGCCAATTTGATTGCTGAACACCACCCAGAACGAATTTTGATTTTTACGGCTGATAACGCGACCGTTTATCGCATTTCCCAGGATTTCTTAATCCCAGCGATTACCCATCAAACGCCGGTGAAGGAACGCCACGAGATATTAACTCGGTTTCGGGAGGGAGAATACAAAACTCTGATCGCTTCCCACGTCCTGAATGAAGGGGTGGATGTCCCCGCCGCTAGTGTGGCAATTATCTTATCGGGCACGGGTTCCCAGCGTGAGTTTATTCAGCGGATGGGACGGGTTTTGCGAAAAAGTCAGGATAAAAATAAACGTGCCATTCTCTATGAGGTGGTGGCGGAAAATACGAGTGAGGAAGGTACGTCCCAGCGGCGGCGGGGAGATAAGAAAAACGAACCGCCAAGGCGCAGAGAACGCGAAGAAAGAGAGGAGAAGAAAGGTAAACAATTGGAGATTTTGCCGTCGAAACCGATTTATGGGGTAAATTCTAATGTCGCTAAGCGAGCAGCGGAGTCACCGGCAAAATGGGGAGAGGAGGATGAACCACCCATTAGCGATTAG
- a CDS encoding DUF790 family protein, whose product MLPTDLLIHRQNGETIVPKRLNIDDKHLEIASDLITCFQEALGCTQGELDRQLLELEGDSPDYRLKRGLAHILKSSLCTFEIVSPLEPQELRERVFALAAQSVPSPQASAQTLSLLADKLSQELDREVLESQIRMGLYADLAENRILTQFDTPTPENLLHRYNLSQVQGVFYRASQITLNAHRNVPGEYKLLFRYLKLFQLMAYIEGDADHGFTITVDGPTSLFKPSTRYGLAIAKLLPALLHVTKWSLSATLQNRDAFTGNWKTGRFTLNSECGLVSHYPPGKPYDSMLEASFADRWDALKSEWVLEREVDLIPIPGSVMIPDFRLVHPDGRTFLLEIVGYWRPEYLQKKFSQVRRAECENLILAISERLNLEKAGVKLNDVPARIVWFKDKLAPKAVLAAMD is encoded by the coding sequence ATGTTACCTACCGACCTTTTAATCCACCGTCAAAATGGCGAAACAATAGTCCCAAAACGCTTAAATATAGATGATAAGCATCTAGAGATTGCATCCGATCTGATTACCTGTTTTCAGGAAGCGCTTGGTTGTACGCAGGGAGAACTCGATCGCCAGTTGCTGGAGTTAGAAGGAGACAGTCCAGATTATCGCCTAAAGCGAGGACTTGCCCACATTCTCAAAAGCAGTTTGTGTACGTTTGAAATCGTCAGTCCCTTGGAACCGCAAGAATTGCGGGAACGAGTCTTTGCGCTGGCGGCTCAATCTGTTCCCAGTCCCCAAGCGTCGGCGCAGACACTAAGCTTATTAGCTGACAAACTCAGCCAGGAACTCGATCGAGAAGTGCTGGAAAGTCAAATTCGCATGGGACTTTACGCCGATTTAGCCGAGAATCGCATTCTCACTCAGTTTGACACTCCCACGCCCGAAAATTTGTTGCACCGCTACAATTTATCCCAGGTGCAGGGTGTCTTCTATCGTGCGAGTCAAATTACCCTGAATGCTCACCGCAACGTTCCGGGCGAATATAAGCTGTTATTCCGCTATCTCAAATTATTTCAATTGATGGCATATATTGAAGGCGATGCGGATCATGGCTTCACGATAACAGTGGATGGCCCTACCAGTTTATTTAAGCCGAGTACGCGCTATGGGTTAGCGATCGCTAAACTCCTCCCAGCTTTACTCCACGTCACTAAATGGAGTCTCAGCGCCACGCTGCAAAACCGCGATGCCTTCACTGGCAACTGGAAAACCGGACGCTTTACGCTGAATTCTGAATGTGGTTTGGTGTCCCACTATCCACCTGGCAAGCCTTATGACAGTATGTTAGAGGCGTCTTTTGCCGACCGCTGGGACGCGCTGAAAAGTGAATGGGTATTAGAAAGAGAAGTTGACCTTATCCCCATTCCAGGCAGTGTCATGATTCCTGACTTTCGCTTAGTGCATCCTGATGGTCGCACGTTCTTACTCGAAATTGTCGGCTACTGGCGTCCCGAATACTTGCAAAAGAAGTTTTCCCAGGTGCGTCGCGCTGAATGCGAGAACTTAATTTTAGCGATTTCTGAGCGGCTAAATTTGGAGAAAGCCGGTGTTAAATTGAACGATGTACCGGCAAGAATTGTTTGGTTTAAAGATAAATTAGCACCCAAGGCGGTGCTAGCGGCAATGGATTAA
- a CDS encoding RNA-binding protein: MSIYVGNLSYDVTEADLTGVFAEYGSVKRVQLPTDRETGRPRGFGFVEMSTEAEETAAIEALDGAEWMGRDMKVNKAKPREDRSSSDGGGRRNNSFSRRY; the protein is encoded by the coding sequence ATGTCTATTTATGTAGGTAATTTGTCCTACGACGTTACCGAAGCCGATTTAACCGGCGTTTTTGCAGAATATGGTTCTGTAAAGCGGGTTCAGCTACCCACTGACCGCGAAACAGGTCGTCCGCGCGGCTTTGGTTTTGTGGAAATGTCTACCGAGGCTGAAGAAACAGCTGCCATTGAAGCCCTGGATGGTGCTGAATGGATGGGTCGTGACATGAAAGTGAATAAAGCCAAGCCCCGCGAAGACAGAAGTTCGTCCGATGGTGGCGGTCGCAGAAACAACAGTTTCTCTCGTCGCTACTAA